The following DNA comes from Hordeum vulgare subsp. vulgare chromosome 3H, MorexV3_pseudomolecules_assembly, whole genome shotgun sequence.
tggcggccatagcgtcggagggtgctccaaagccacccatgcctcccatggcggccggaggtgcacccatgcatcccatggctccaaagccacccatgcctcccatggcgccgagaccaccgccacccatggcaccgaggccaccgccacccatgccgccgaggccaccgccacccatggcgCCGAGACCATCGCCACCCATGCCgccgaggccaccgccacccatgccgcaGATCATGGCTCTTTTTTGGATCAAGACTTCCTCACGAGCAAGGTTGACATATTCCTTTTGCGCATCATTGAACaaagatgtgtccaagaagaacaagtgcttctcccattccaacaacttagctcgctcctccatgcccaccttcctctcctccaatgccactttcctctcctcgacggccaccctcctctcctcggccgccaacctcctctcctcggccgcgacatcttggttccttgccattttcctcacctcgttggcttcttttcttgccttcacaatagcttccatagcatttgtgagctcatcatctcctttcctcttcttcttttcggttttgtccttcttgcacccatccggtcgttttggtttcgagtatgaaaccgagttgggtgtggggcttctcttgccgtcatcacttgatgcatcctcctcctcctcatcatcattcaactcaattgttcgcttgcgtttgttgctcaaatgcaaatcatccaaatctccacgcttcttccatttctcatcatccttcaacacttcatagcaatgaggcaaggtaaagatctttcctttcttgatcttccccttcttggttgtcctcgtctcttctttgaacaagttttgggcaatgttgtactacaagaaaaacaatacaagttagcacttcggacaccaaaaacaagtatgatgaacatgtatgagatgccacttactctatcatcctcatttgtgccacttgggttaagcttgtcaACTGCCTTTTGTGCAGCCGCCCACTTTTGACAATCCGAGTTGATTGTCGACCATCGGGACCGAAGTGATCTCTCGGAGCGGTCAATTCCACTCACGTACTGAGCATCAAAGTATTCTTTCATTCGCCCCCAAGaagcatctctactttgatcacctccaatggatggatccctcgacacttgcaaccaagtattgcatagtaatttgtcatcgttggtggtgtaattgcccgctcttcctttcggcgccgcgacaatgccctcaccctcctcgtccacctcaaactcatggtcgtccaaatggatgtcattggtttgagaccaatgcgaattgttggacccaacacccatagttgacatgtatgcatcatcgttgagactacaaagtttttgaacaatgcaaatataagctatctatatgatgatgcattgaaaaaataacaagaaaataaaagttggattttttttcaccttgggggcatttcgtcgaacacgtggtgcgcgtcggccgccggctcaacaagtgagctcgccggcgcttcggTAGACGCCGCGCCGGTGCGCCGCCCTGCAAGCTTCTTCTTCGACTTCGAGCTCCCGGAACcgtccgccgccttcttcttcgcggatgTTTTTCCTTTCTTCGACCCCGCCGCATTGGGGAGCTtcgacggtgcggcggcggcacgggacggcgccggcgcgacgccacccgtcggtgtggtcatccgcggcggcaagaagaggctgcgcgcgaggccgacggtcggcggagatccggcggtggcggcgccaacgctcgccgcgctagggttttcggcggcggctgcggctgcggcggcggggggctcgcggctgtacagcggggtgagcggggtgccggtctgcgcgtccatggtggcaggGGCGTTGGCGCCGGCGCGTGCGgtgcgaaggaggaagaaagagagagagttCGCGCGCGCGGAAGTGAGCGCTCCAAATTACCAGCGCGGGATAAGGCTATGGATAGCGCGCCCAActtgttttagcgcgcgcgcggtttttgcgcgcccgctggagcatCCCGCCGCGTCGCGCGCGCTAAAACTGCATTTTTTTGGACGCGGCGCTTGTTTTGcgctgctgttggagatgctcttagatcaTCTACACGCGGTTGGCAAATCTGATTCCTCAAACGTCTCCGAACCTGTTCATTAACAGTGATCGATCAATTCTTAAATAATGCATTCTACAATGGATACTTCAGTTAGAAACCTTAAATATATACTATTACATGTAATGTAAATCTAATAATAAGCGGAGTTCGTCCGGCTAGAGTAAGACATGCGGCACTAGCCGGCTTACGTATGGGAGTCAAGCTCCCGCCGTCTCCCATGTCGTACTCTTCCTCGTAGTAACCCGGACCGTGTCGGTGGACGTTAGATCGATGACAGATCCCTCCTAGGAGGAGCCGGCGTCCACCACGGCGCGGTTGTGACACCCGTACCGGTTCACCATACGGGGCACCAGAGGGTGCAACTCTTTCGTGCCAACATCCATCGCTGTGAGGGCTACCACCGCCTCCCACGCACGCTGCCTCGCACGGCGGGCACACCGCGTCATGTTTGTGTCCGAGGACGCCCATGGTGCGTGCGTCCTTCATCTCGGCAGGCCAACGAAGATTTTGTGCATCTGCCACCGTGATCGGACGTGAAACGGACTGCATCTCCTCCGGTGAGGCAGCGATGGCGGATCCATGCACCTGTTGTGCGGACGCGATGGATTCCCGACGGAAGGAGTCCGAGCGCTGCCATCGAGTGGCCACCTCCTGAAAGCGTTGGAGCGCAAGCGGGACGACCATCTCCTCCTCGGGGCCGCGTGGGATGAGCTCGGGGTCGACAGATCTGGTGGTGAAGGATTCAGATCCATTGCCCACCATGCCGGAGAAGGACGGAGATCGTCGGAGGTGAGCTCGAGTGGCGGTGGGAAATGGAAGGGAGTGAGGGGGGGGAGAGTGAAGTGGCTAGAATTTGGTCCGATGAACGGATGAGGAGAAATATATGTGTGGTCGGGTGGGCCAGCATGGCCGGGTCCACGTGACGGACGCATCCAGACGTCCCATATCCGTCATATATTTAAACTAAATATGAAAGGTTTCGGTCAGACCGGGCGTTTGAGGCCTGTTTGAAACGCCCCTCTGATTCGTTTTTCTATGCCCGATTAGTGGCCCGACAGCTTGTCCAAATGTTTGAAACGGTTTGAGAGGTACGACTGTATATGCTCTTACTCCTACAACGCAAACCATTCTATTTGTTGGGTTAATTAGGGCATCTTCAACGCAAATCACCCGACCAAGCAACGTCATGTCGTCATCCAACCGTCTCCCTCAAAACAAGGTGGACTTCTTTTTTAAttaatatttagattagattttACAACACAAAAGATTTTGAAAAACAACTAAAAATCCTACTGTGCGCCTCTCCGTCGAAGGTGAGGTCGATGACCCCCGACCGGGCCGGAGCCATCGGGCCTTGTCATCGTTTGTCAGCCAGTGGGAACCGGGAGCAGCCGACATTGCCTCTTTGGCATCATCGTGGTGCTGCTTCGATGTCTCGTCGTCCTTCGCCTCGAGCTTCTTGAAGAACCATGTGCGGCACACACCATTGGTGAGCTACTCCTCTGCTTCCCGCATGGCGAAGAGGTTGGGCACCGCATCAATGGTCATCGCCTCCTATGTCATCGAGGGCGACTACCCATACGCGACCGTTGCCATGGCTATGGTGTCGTCCTCCTCCGATCTCGGCTTTGTAGAGCTCGGAGGTCGTCTCGTCGCAATGCGGGCCTGGCACTTGGGCGTCCGCAACGTCGAGCTCTATCGTGATTTCGGCATATGACGCTCCGACGTCAACATCTTGTAGTAGGTGGTCTTGGTCTGCACCATGTGCTAGCGGCCGACGGATGAAAAAGGTCATGAGCTGTGAAGGAATGGCGCAAAGGTGGGTTTTATTTGGACGTGTCCACGGATCGATGAGATACCCGTTGGATGGCTTGCAGCTTCCGGACACTTAGTCTGAATGTTTAAAAGATGTCTTTAAACacttcaaacaacttttgatTGTGATGtccaaaaagatgcatatatattTTGCGGTAAAATATGCACATGTGCGTGTTCGTGGTTAGTTTGCACGCGTGAAGATTCATCGTACCGAGAGCATGAAGAAGCTTACACACTAACTACATATATATAAGTGCTCAATTACCTTAATTCTCTTGATCTCTTCCCATTACATTCGGACGTGGACTTGTGGTATAGTCACACTTTTAGATGCCATGACGGCACTTTAGTTTGCTTTCGTGCGTGCGTGGGTCACTGTTGGACGCACGGACCAAACATCTAGACCGGATCCATGATAAGTTGATGATGGAGCCGACGAAAAATATTCCTATACCTAGCTAGCGTGTTAATCCACAATCACCTTTCCTGATGCAGCATGCTCCTGTTGTACTCCCTGTCCTAAAATAAATGACTCAAAATTAACTCAAGTTTGTActatatatatactccctccgtttcgaaTCCATGAAGTTTTATATATAGGATCAATCTAAGTCAAATTCTTTTGAGTTTGACCAAGTATTATTATTTTGGGTAAAAAGTTTGACCAAGTATATAGAGGAACAGGTGAACATCTACACCGCCAAATTAGTTTCATTACATTTGTTAGTACGATATAAACTATGCTTTCATAGGATGTATATTGAGAGAAGTGCATATTCCAATCATAAACTCACGCACTAGTTTAATTTACAACCCCAAACTTCAATACCGGTTATAACACAACCATCAACTCTCCAATATGTTCAAATTACCCCCTCACTTGGCCTAAAGGTGGTTTGGGCACACATGACAGCCATGTCAGCACCCACTTTTAACCAAAAATTCAGTGTCCaaatttttatctttttttatctAAAATTACACTACCATGCCAATCAATGTGACAATCTTTCACACTTCTTTGACAAGCAGATTTTAAAATATATCAGAAATTAAATTTGAACCCCATTTTGTCAAATTTTGACTAAAAATAAAGGTgttcacaaaaaaatgaaaacaatcTGTAAAACTAACACTAATATTATGGTAGTATTGATTTTACATAATTTTCAAAATACTTCctctgtaaattaatataaaGAGTATTTATATCATTAAAATAGTGATATAAGtgcggaaattgcttttggctcccgagctccatGAAACCCTTTAAATTTGAAactcaaatttcatgaaaattcatatttttacatttcaaaaaattctgaaaaaaatacagggataagtgaaggcgtaacacacatgtgtgtaaattttcagaaaaaaatacattgaaacgagggctgtgcaaaaaagacaaatctgaggcttttttacacatgacactattcatcatttcaggtcatgaatttgtcttttttgtgcagattgtattttaagatatttcatcctaaatttttgCACACATACGCATAACGTCCTTCTTTACTTCcatattttttttcagatttttttgaaaccgaaaagtttgaattttgaattattcaaaaattTCGGCCTCCATGAAGGCCGAACTCCAAACGTCCGCACTCatataaatgctcttatattagttttcaGATGGAGTATTTTCTAGGCACTTTCAACTTTTGGTCAAAAGTGGGTGCTAAGATGGCTGCCACATATGCGAAACCACCTTTAGGTCAAGTGAGGGGGTAATTTAAACGGATTTGAGAGTTGACGGTTGTTTTCTAACCAGTATTGATGTTCAGAGTTGTAAATTAAACAAGGGCGTAATTTCAGGGTTAAAATATGGACTTCTCTGCATGTATATTTAATGTTGTAGATATCAACATCCTTTATTTATATACtcgctccgtttcaaaataagtgtttGGAGCTTtgtacaaatttgtactagagctagtacaaagttgacacaattattttgggacagagggggtACTAGCTAGGTCAAACTTAAGTATGTTTCCCTTGACAGGAAACAAAGCTAGAACTTTAAATAACTCAACATAAAAGCCTAACACAAGGAAAACTTAACGTTTACTCGCAACATAATTCTGGATGTGAACCACTCAAAATCCATTGCCTTCCATTACTACGTTTGCGGTCGTCGCCTGTCTCCAAGCCCATCGACACCATCTGCAGGATACCGGGCGTCGTCGATTTTTTTTTGAACCGTATTTAAAAGCGGGTATATACATGGCACAAGGGTTTAAAAGCCGGTTAATTTCTGTAGGACGGGACATAAATATTCTGGTGGGTTAACTTGTGATTTATGCGTCCACACGAAACGCGGTTTATTTGTAAGTAAAACTTTATCATCccgcaaaaaacaaaaaacaaaagtaaGTAAAACTTTATCAACTGCGGCAAAAACCTTCGCCCGTCGGATCAAGATCCAGCGGTTCTCCGGTGCGTTCGCCAGGACTTTGCTCCCGGCGAACAGTTCGTCAGGTATCGTTTGCGGGGAACAAATTCCGAAACCTTATCCCAAAGCTCCTCGTCTTGCTCCCTCCCCTTCATCTTTTCTCCACACCCCGCTCCCGCCACCACCCCCGATGGCTCTCACGACGCACCCGCCGCTCCAGCTCCGCGCGCggccgcccgccctcgccgccgaCCACCGGCGCCGCGCGCTCCTCCAGCCGCGGCGAGCCCGCCCCTGCCGCTGCTGCGCCGGCGCCGACGCGGGTAAGGCGCAGGCGCAGGCGAGGCGTGCGTACCCGTACGACGAGATCGAGCCGAGGTGGCAGGCGCACTGGGAGGAGCGCCGCACCTTCCGCACCCCGGACGTCGGCGACGGGCTCGACACCTCCAGGCCCAAGTGCTACATCCTCGACATGTTCCCCTACCCAAGGTTGCCTCCCCACCCCGCCCGTAATTTCGCAACCAAGCTGTCGGGTTTACTTCACCGTGAATGCGCGGCCGCGAACCTGTGCTTGCTTGAATTGCGTGTGCATGCATGTATGCAGAGATAAGATAATGGTTATTTCAGTTTCTCCACCAGTGCTCGAATTAATCGTTATACTGTACGTAGTTTATAATGGATTTCTCTAGTGCTCTACTCTACCGTAAGGCGCTCAATGCTGAAGAAACTTATTCTTCCCGGATGCGTAGAGCAGCCGTCCTGAATTGAATTGAATCATAGTCCTGCCCCTGCAAGTAGATGCATGCTGTTCCTACTTCACATGATTTGGCAAATTGCCATGCAGTGGGGCTGGGCTGCATGTTGGGCACCCCCTTGGGTACACGGCGACCGACATCCTCTCGAGATTCAAGCGTATGAAGGGCTTCAATGTCCTGCATCCGATGGGATGGGACGCGTTTGGTCTTCCTGCCGAGCAGTATGCTATCCAGGTCATTTAAAATCTCCTCCGAGGTCTCTTTATATCGGGGTTGTTActtttttttttgggggggggggggaagtttGCTGTGTTCTCAATGATGTAAAATGTAACTTTGTGCGCAGACGGGAACCCACCCCAAGACTACGACTGCACGAAACATTGCCCGCTTCCGCACACAGGTAATAATGCCTTCAATTTATATATCTACTTCATGGCTTCATGCTATGCTGCACTTTTGCTTCTAAGGTCTAGTAGATATTACATATTTACAGTAGCAAGTCAAGTGtgctctcatgcttcatttcAGGCTGCCAATTAGATATGCTTTGCACTTGCATTTCCGGTATACACAAAAAACAGATCACTTCTTACCAGCTCCATTAGTTCTGCTACTAAGTAAGCTTCGGTAATTGAGCTACACTGCCAATACAACAATATGTTTTAGCCAAACAAGATCTTGGTAATGGTCTAACCATGGATGCAACTGCTATAAATTATGACTGGTACAAGTTATCTTAGACGAGACTTCCCCTGTATGCTTTGTAGGGTGCTTGTTTTGACTGATCACTGCGAAACCATGGGTATTAGTTGTACCCCTGCCATACATGTTCCATGACAAATAGCCTGAAACTTTTTCATGTACCATTGAAGCAACGCCTGCTTTCTATAAGTCCAGTTTACAATAAATCTACTCCTTTATTTCACAAACTATGGATAGATTGTTGGTATAAAAACGCGTCTGTTTCTGTGGAAATGAAAGTGAAAATGTTCTGTGTAGTACTTTGATTACTACTGGTTCATTAGGAGGGTGCTTTCTTGTGTTGCAGCTTAAATCATTAGGTTTTTCATATGACTGGGATCGTGAAATCTCCACAACAGAACCGGCCTACTATAAATGGACGCAATGGATTTTTCTTCAGTTACTGAAAAGAGGATTGGCTTACCAGGTCAGAGCTACCAGTGTCCTTTTTTACTGCATCGTTCGAGTTCCAAAATGTATCATTTGACTTGTCATGCTCTGTATTTACTTTGTTTCAACTAATCATCTGCTTTGCACGATTCATTTTTAGGGTTCTGTTTTATGTGCTTAGTGTTGTATCTGTGGTTTTCAATGATTTTTAGGCTGGCATTGCTATCTTACAATCAGGCTGAGGTACCGGTCAATTGGTGCCCTGCTCTTGGGACAGTTTTGGCGAATGAAGAAGTAATTGACGGTGTCAGTGAACGTGGTGGTTATCCTGTTATAAGAAAGGTAAGCTGTAGAAACTGTGTAACTCTTTCTGTTGCGGGTTTTGCTTCTCCTTTTTTATCTATGTTCTGCCATGTCAATGAACCTGTTGCTCAGTACCTATCTGCATATTATCCACTTTATCTTTTGCTGTGTAGCCAATGCGCCAGTGGATGCTGAGGATTACATCTTATGCTGATCGACTTCTTGAAGATTTGGATGATCTTGATTGGCCTGAGAGCATAAAGGAAATGCAAAGAAATTGGATAGGGAGATCGGAAGGTGCTGAGCTTGAATTTTGTGCAGTTGACCAGGAAGGACATGATTTAGGTGCCAAATTGACAGTTTATACAACAAGGCCTGACACCATTTTTGGTGCAACGTGAGTATTTGCCTTATTTTTTAATCTTGCCAGCTAGTACAGTTTCTAGATCCAAATGGACAATATTGAACTACCTTTTCTTTTCTGTTGCAGATATCTTGTTGTAGCACCTGAGCATGTTTTGTTGCCGTCTCTAACATCTGAGGAACAACGTGCACATGTATGTTCTTTTTTGTCGTTTTGACAACTTTAGCATCGTCCAACGTCAATATAGACTAATTGGAAAAGCAGGTAGAGGAATACACAGAAGTTGCAGCAAGAAAGAGCGAACTTGAGAGAACTGAGCTCCAGAAGGAAAAAACTGGAGTTTTCAGTGGTTCTTATGCTAAGAACCCAGCAACCGGGGACGTAATTCCAATTTGGGTGGCAGATTATGTCCTAGCAAGGTTTGTGAACTTATCTTTGTCTTCTGTGTCTTTTAGTGTTGTGTTTTGCATTATCATTGTCCCGTTGCTTTCATCCTCTTAAGCAAAACTCAAATGCTACAAAGTCTAGACTTCATTATAGTAGATAACCTAGTATTCTACATGTAATGAGTAAGCAGAATACACTACTTATTGGGACATTTGCTAGAGTTCAGCTGTCGTATCCAGTTTGTCTACTTCAGTTTCCTTATTGTCGTCATTATCCACCTTTTTCCCATTTCAGAGTTGCTTAATTCAGATACAAGTAAAGGGACATGGTAGAATATTCAGTAAATTGGCAAATGAAGTTTGGTTTGTTATCTCTGCATATTTTACTAGTAATGAGAAAAATGAAACCTAGTTTTACACTTGTATTTTACTAGTAAtgagaaaaatgaaacctttgctcTTCCAAAGCTAATCTTAACTACTTTGCAGTTATGGCACTGGGGCTATCATGGCAGTGCCTGCACATGATTCCCGTGACCATGAATTTGCCTTGAAATATGAACTTCCAATCATTAAGGTTGTAAGTCCACCCAATGGCAATTGTGATCCCGAGGAGGCTTATGCAGATGATGGTATCATGATAAACTCATCCAGTTCTTCATCTGGGTTAAATATTAATGGCATGCTTTCACAAGATGCTGCTTTAGAAGTTACTGCCTGGGTAGAGAGTAATGGATTTGGAAAGAAAAAGGTGCATTCTTTCCCCCACTTCATCGTGTAGCAATGTTCTGCACATGATTTTTCTGTAGGACTAATTGAGCACATCTAATTACCAGGTAAACTACAAGCTTCGAGATTGGCTTTTTGCTAGACAGCGTTATTGGGGTGAACCTTTCCCTGTTATTTACCTTGATGATACAAATGAAATGGTGCCTCTTACAGAAGACCAGTTGCCTTTAACTCTTCCTGAATTGGATGACTTCACTCCTACTGGTACTGGGGAGCCCCCTTTGACCAAAGCAGCAGATTGGGTACGTGTTCTCAACAATTTCTTGTGTTATGTCTTTGTGTAATGCTCCCTTTGACCAAAGCAGTAGATTGGGTACGTGTTCTCAACAATTTCTTGTGTTATGTCTTTGTGTAATGCTAAGAACTTTACGCTCCCCCCTCTGAAAAATCTTCTCTAGTTGTTGCATGTCTATCAATCATATATTCATATTGGAACAAAGAGTTTCGGTTAAAAAAAGTGGAACAAAGAGAAGAAACATAGTTGTGAAGGTTGGGAAAAGGGGAAAACTGCAGAGGCGAAGTAGTTAATCCCACTTCTATATTTTGTGAAGTTAAAATCATACATGAGGAAATATATAAACCACAAAGATGATACAGAGAAACACAGTTTCTGAAAGTTGCATGCCACCTCCTTTTGTTGGACTGCTCTGCATCATTTGTACATGTGTTTTGAATGAGCAAACTGGAAAGAACTGGATAATGTAAGCATTATTTACTTGACTTTTTTGTTTTGAAGAATACCATTGCAACTTGAGGGTCATGAGATCTAATGTAAACTACTGCTCGTTAGTAAATTGGCATGAAAATATGTATTGAGTTTCATTTAGTTTTGCATATATATAGTATTAAAGTgctttgctcccttttcaggtcaGAACCACCGATCTTTTAACTGGGAAGCCTGCAAGAAGAGAAACAAGCACCATGCCACAATGGGCTGGTTCATGCTGGTAAATTTCTGACGTTGTAATTTCAGCAATTTACATGGATTTAATACTCCATAAATACTTGTAGAAGTTCTGTTTTATGTTAGGAACCTTTTTGTGGTGTACACAATTTGTAATTTGCTCTGAAACGATATGTTTGTCTTAATATTGCAATTGCTCATCATTGTTCACTGATGGACCTCTGCCCTTGCTGTTGGGTGAGTCCTTTCTGTGTTTGTGACTGTTTGCCAGTGACTTCTAAACccttgcattttcctatttttaaatGGTTGTGCAGGTACTATTTGAGATTCATGGACCCAAAAAATTCCAGCACATTGGTTGACAAGGCTAAAGAAAGGTGCATCCTTCTTTCTCATTTGATCTTCAGTAAGTGATGTGTGTGTAACTTCTTTTCTATATCATGCAGTTATTGGGGTCCAGTAGACATCTATGTCGGTGGTGCTGAACATTCTGTCTTGCATTTGCTGTATGCAAGATTTTGGCATAAGGTCTGATTCTTATTCATACAAAAATCTCCCCTTCTATAAACCCAATTGAAGGCTATTGGAAAGTTCCGCACCTATCTTATGTGATGTATACTATGGGAAACATATCTGAATTTGTTAAAGCCATTGTTATCAGCTTGTCACCTGCGTACTGTATGAGATTTTGTTAAATGTGTGTTTGTTTTTTTGTACATGAAATCTAAAAACAACCAGAGAGGCCTGAATAGGTATGTGCCCAACGAACATAATAACATTGCACAGTGGAATTTCAGCTCTTGTTAACCGGATTCAGCTCTTAGAATACTCAGGGACCAATGTTTACTCTTTCTGGTTCACTATGCTTTTTCTCCCTGCTTGTATATCACGTAGGCCTGTAGTACACAAATATAGTAAGTAATAATATCTTTTGGCCTTATATTTCTTTTAACCAAATGATCTCTCTACTTCTCTAGGTTCTCTATGATATTGGCGTGGTCTCCACTAAAGAGCCCTTCAAGTGCCTGATAAACCAAGGACTAATACTAGGAGAAGTAGGTGGAGCTACTTTCTTTAAAGTGTTCTATATCTTTATCATGCATTTTTCTGTTCCTAAGTAATAGGTGTCGTAACAGGTTGAGTATACTGCATATAGAGACAACGAAGGCAAATTGGTTTCTGCAGACTCAGGCTCAAGTATGAATGATTGCTTCCAAGAAAAAGTACCAGCAGATAAGGTGTGTTCTGATCCTTTGTATTCATTTGGGTGATAAAAGTTTGGAGATTGACATTTGCTTGCTTCTATTGTGTTCTTAAGATCACAAAAGTTGGAGATCATTATGTGCTGAAGGATGATCCAAACATACGTCTAAATGCCCGCGCATACAAAATGAGTAAAAGTCGAGGAAATGTCATCAACCCTGATGACGTGGTTTCAGAATATGGTGCCGATTCTCTCCGCTTATATGAGATGTTCATGGGACCATTGAGGTACATCATTTCTTTTACTAAAAAAAGCTGCATTATTTTTTACAGATGAAATAGAATCATTTTGAGCAAGTTAACAGAAATTTGATACATACAGAGATTCAAAAACATGGAGCACTGGTGGAATTGAAGGTGTGCATCGGTTTCTAGGTAGGACTTGGAGACTCGTGGTTGGCGCACCATTATCGGATGGATCATATAAAGATGGAACTATGTCCACTGATGACGAACCAACCTTTGAGCAGCTTCGTGTTCTTCACAAATGCATTGCAAGGGTAGGTCACACTGTCACAGGTGTCACAAGGGCGGAATAACAAATTTTGCACTTAATGCACTCCGAAATGAAAACCATGCAACTTATTGGGTTTATGAGAGTTGCCTGTCTGGTTGAGGAACTCCTACAATGTTTCAActaacaagtactccctccgtcccataatataaaagATAGCAGATGTATTTGGTTTTGTGTGGGAGGAAGAATTTATAAATTCATTCCAGAAACCATACTGCCTTctgtttggaatatttgaaaattcatGATGATTGCAGCATGGAGGTGGCCAAATAGGAGGAAACCTTACTACCTTACTTCTCTATCTACCAGTTCCCATGTGAAAGCTTTGTGGCACATATAGTTTTTTTCTTCAATATGATCTCAGTGCCAAACATAATTGCAATTTTTTTTACCTCAAGTCGTGTTGTTGTGAGAATTACTTTTTCACTCCTGGATAACGTCTATTATTCTCTTTGTAGGTTTCAGAGGAGATTCAAGAAACAAGATTTAACACTGCAATTTCTGCAATGATGGAGTTTGTGAATGCTGCATACAAGGTAAATTTAGACATGCTTTGCATGCCCCCTTGCAGGGCTTGGTTGCCAGCGTTCATATTACACATCCATTTTTTCTAGTCCCAACGATAGCAGAGCACAAGTTTTCGGTCGCATCAGTTATGTACCAAAACGCTAAAGTTATTCAAATCTGTGCAAGTTTTTTATGCAGTTTCCTGTAACGAGTCAACTGTGCGCAACTGCACATTCACTTTAATGCATGca
Coding sequences within:
- the LOC123442529 gene encoding leucine--tRNA ligase, chloroplastic/mitochondrial isoform X1, with amino-acid sequence MFPYPSGAGLHVGHPLGYTATDILSRFKRMKGFNVLHPMGWDAFGLPAEQYAIQTGTHPKTTTARNIARFRTQLKSLGFSYDWDREISTTEPAYYKWTQWIFLQLLKRGLAYQAEVPVNWCPALGTVLANEEVIDGVSERGGYPVIRKPMRQWMLRITSYADRLLEDLDDLDWPESIKEMQRNWIGRSEGAELEFCAVDQEGHDLGAKLTVYTTRPDTIFGATYLVVAPEHVLLPSLTSEEQRAHVEEYTEVAARKSELERTELQKEKTGVFSGSYAKNPATGDVIPIWVADYVLASYGTGAIMAVPAHDSRDHEFALKYELPIIKVVSPPNGNCDPEEAYADDGIMINSSSSSSGLNINGMLSQDAALEVTAWVESNGFGKKKVNYKLRDWLFARQRYWGEPFPVIYLDDTNEMVPLTEDQLPLTLPELDDFTPTGTGEPPLTKAADWVRTTDLLTGKPARRETSTMPQWAGSCWYYLRFMDPKNSSTLVDKAKESYWGPVDIYVGGAEHSVLHLLYARFWHKVLYDIGVVSTKEPFKCLINQGLILGEVEYTAYRDNEGKLVSADSGSSMNDCFQEKVPADKITKVGDHYVLKDDPNIRLNARAYKMSKSRGNVINPDDVVSEYGADSLRLYEMFMGPLRDSKTWSTGGIEGVHRFLGRTWRLVVGAPLSDGSYKDGTMSTDDEPTFEQLRVLHKCIARVSEEIQETRFNTAISAMMEFVNAAYKWDTQPKSVIGSFVLLLAPFAPHLAEELWFRLGHSQSLAHEQFPEANNEYLKESEIVLPVQINGKTRGTILVDKECSADDVFQIAVSDERLSKYLDGKAIRKRIYVPGRILNVILDQQKART
- the LOC123442529 gene encoding leucine--tRNA ligase, chloroplastic/mitochondrial isoform X2, producing MRQWMLRITSYADRLLEDLDDLDWPESIKEMQRNWIGRSEGAELEFCAVDQEGHDLGAKLTVYTTRPDTIFGATYLVVAPEHVLLPSLTSEEQRAHVEEYTEVAARKSELERTELQKEKTGVFSGSYAKNPATGDVIPIWVADYVLASYGTGAIMAVPAHDSRDHEFALKYELPIIKVVSPPNGNCDPEEAYADDGIMINSSSSSSGLNINGMLSQDAALEVTAWVESNGFGKKKVNYKLRDWLFARQRYWGEPFPVIYLDDTNEMVPLTEDQLPLTLPELDDFTPTGTGEPPLTKAADWVRTTDLLTGKPARRETSTMPQWAGSCWYYLRFMDPKNSSTLVDKAKESYWGPVDIYVGGAEHSVLHLLYARFWHKVLYDIGVVSTKEPFKCLINQGLILGEVEYTAYRDNEGKLVSADSGSSMNDCFQEKVPADKITKVGDHYVLKDDPNIRLNARAYKMSKSRGNVINPDDVVSEYGADSLRLYEMFMGPLRDSKTWSTGGIEGVHRFLGRTWRLVVGAPLSDGSYKDGTMSTDDEPTFEQLRVLHKCIARVSEEIQETRFNTAISAMMEFVNAAYKWDTQPKSVIGSFVLLLAPFAPHLAEELWFRLGHSQSLAHEQFPEANNEYLKESEIVLPVQINGKTRGTILVDKECSADDVFQIAVSDERLSKYLDGKAIRKRIYVPGRILNVILDQQKART